The following proteins are encoded in a genomic region of Candidatus Hydrogenedentota bacterium:
- the ispG gene encoding flavodoxin-dependent (E)-4-hydroxy-3-methylbut-2-enyl-diphosphate synthase, producing the protein MAFMPRRDTVRVMVGGVPVGGGAPVVVQSMTNTDTEDAGGTAAQVIALAEAGSELVRITVNTPQAADAVPEIVRRARAAGCAAPVIGDFHYNGHRLLTKHPECARALDKYRINPGNVGKGAARDEQFATICAVARDLGKPVRIGVNIGSLNPELVAEKMLENTRLDLGKSSEGVYNECMVLSALQSVELALACGLREDQIVVSCKTSRPADLVDLYRALAAQTRQPLHLGLTEAGMGAKGLVWSAASMGILLAEGIGDTVRVSLTPEPGGDRRGEVHAAQELLQALGLRQFAPSITACPGCGRTTSDAFQRLARSVQDHVRARMPQWRVRHPGVEGMKIAVMGCVVNGPGESKAANIGISLPGNGETPVCPVFVDGQKACSLSGDIVGVTERFLEMVEEYVRTHYPGE; encoded by the coding sequence ATGGCCTTCATGCCCCGCAGGGACACGGTCCGGGTGATGGTCGGCGGCGTGCCGGTCGGCGGCGGCGCGCCCGTCGTGGTGCAGTCCATGACCAACACGGACACCGAGGACGCCGGAGGCACGGCCGCGCAGGTGATTGCCCTGGCGGAGGCCGGGTCGGAGTTGGTCCGCATCACCGTCAACACGCCCCAGGCCGCCGACGCCGTGCCGGAGATCGTGCGCCGCGCGCGCGCGGCGGGTTGCGCCGCCCCGGTCATCGGCGACTTCCACTACAACGGCCACCGCCTGCTCACGAAGCACCCCGAGTGCGCGCGCGCCCTCGACAAATACCGCATCAACCCCGGAAACGTCGGGAAGGGCGCGGCGCGCGACGAGCAGTTCGCCACCATCTGCGCCGTCGCCCGCGACCTCGGCAAACCGGTCCGCATCGGCGTGAACATCGGCTCCCTGAACCCGGAGCTGGTGGCGGAGAAGATGCTCGAGAACACCCGCCTCGACCTCGGCAAGAGCTCCGAGGGGGTCTACAACGAGTGCATGGTCCTCTCGGCCCTCCAGTCCGTGGAGCTGGCGCTGGCCTGCGGCCTGCGGGAGGACCAGATCGTGGTGTCCTGCAAGACCAGCCGGCCCGCCGACCTCGTGGACCTCTACCGCGCCCTCGCCGCGCAGACCCGCCAGCCCCTGCACCTCGGGCTCACCGAGGCCGGCATGGGCGCCAAGGGCCTCGTGTGGTCCGCCGCGTCCATGGGCATCCTCCTTGCCGAGGGCATCGGCGACACCGTCCGCGTCTCCCTCACCCCCGAGCCCGGCGGCGACCGCCGGGGCGAGGTCCACGCCGCCCAGGAGCTGCTCCAGGCCCTCGGCCTGCGCCAGTTCGCCCCCAGCATCACCGCGTGCCCCGGCTGCGGCCGCACCACCAGCGACGCCTTCCAGCGCCTCGCCCGCAGCGTGCAGGACCACGTCCGCGCGCGCATGCCCCAGTGGCGCGTCCGCCACCCCGGCGTCGAGGGCATGAAGATCGCCGTCATGGGCTGCGTCGTCAACGGCCCCGGCGAGTCCAAAGCCGCCAACATCGGCATCAGCCTCCCCGGCAACGGCGAGACCCCCGTCTGCCCCGTGTTCGTGGACGGCCAGAAGGCCTGCTCCCTCTCCGGCGACATCGTCGGCGTGACGGAGCGCTTCCTCGAAATGGTCGAGGAGTACGTGCGCACGCACTATCCGGGGGAGTAG